TCTTCATGCACTGATGGAGTGATGATCATGGATCACAACGAGCTTCTGTAATGATCAAATTACACCAGCTATGCTATATATATTCTGCCAACATGCAATCCCCCAACATCATAAATTATATAACACGAATCTACGTCTTTATTCACTTTTAGAATGATGCGGTTTCCATTTAAGAAAATTACTAATTCAAGTCTTAAGAAAAACTAATTAATTATTTCATATAACATGGAGCATCAACACTAGCATTGTAGAAACACTTTTCCAAAACATTGATGAAAATGGAGTATTTTCTTGAATGGGTTAAGACAGTAAAAGCCCACTGGACACGTCTAGCCCAACAGAAACAATAGAACAGCTGAAACATAGGTTCCCTTCAATCCTAGTACCTCGATCTTTAAGACAATGATAGCGGAGGAACATTAACAACATGACATTATCACTGAAACACCGCGCTTAAAACCCAAATAAACAAAGTAGATCAAAAACAATGAGAAACATTTTTGCACTGAAGAATCTTTACTGTCCTTGCTAGGAACAATATAGCAGGAGACTACTTTTACTTCTGATGAAAAGAATGAGTACATTTTTTTCTGAGTAAAAGCAACAAAAACAAAAGAAAATGATAATCGTATGTCAGCTTTGTGCCGCTCCTTTGTTACTACAGAAATAGCTGTAAATGTCACTAGAGATGGCCACTGTGCTAGAAGAGACTGCACTGCTAAAAGGATCATCACCAATGATACTAGTCTGTCCTTCTTTGTACGTTGCAATTCCATGAGTGTCCCTGCGTTGCATATAATGCATACCATTTATACTTGGAATTGTTCATTATTTGACACATCATAAGAAATGGAGAAGGCATGGCTTTCAAATAAAAAAAAGGAGGGTCTTCTCATTCAGAAAAAACTAATTAGTACTAACTGAGCTCTTGTTTTTGCAATCTGATTTTATCAAATACCAAACATTACCATAAAAACTAATTTCATATAACATGGAGCATCAACACTTGCATTGAAATAAATTAAGGAACATGTCAACATGGATCCAACACCAACATATAATTAAGTATTTTTCTTTTGAATGGGCTTAGACAGTAAAAGCCCACTGGACACGTCTGGCCCAACAGAAACAATAGAAGAGCTGAAGAGAACACACTTGATCATTGCAAAAGATGAAACCATAGGTTCCCTTCAATCCTAGTACCTCGATCTTTAAGATAATGATAGCAGAGGAACATTAACAACATGGCTTAAAATTTACTGAGTAACTCAATTCTGATATCGTAAAACGTAAATAAACAAAGAAGATCAAAAACAAGGAAGAAAGCCAATTAACAGTCGTCCACGAATGTCAGCTTCGAGCTCATTTGTCGGTGCAGAATAAAAAGCTGTAGATGTCACTAGATATGGCCACTGTGCCAGAAGTCTGCTAAAAGCATCATCAAGACATCAACATTTCAACACCTATGATAGCTTATTCCATGAGTGTCCTGCAGGACATTGCTTCATTTTGAAGCGCGCAGATGCAATATATAGCTTCTTCACAAGGGCTCAGAATAAAGTTGAATACCCTGATCGATCAACACGCTCCTCTCCTTATACACCCAACAACAACTGAGCAATGCACCCTTGTGTAGGCTGCAGAGTGTACCAATTGGTTACAGGTAAGATTGTCTGGCTTCACTCTGTGCTCATTCATTTTACCAACACTCAAAAGATTCATCAGCATGGCCTTCCATGGCCAAGAGTAAAGAAGCTGTCAGATTTTTTAGCTCTCTTGCATACCCTATTCAGTTTTCACATTCTCTCTCTTTTGCAAGAACACGGAGTGAAACGAAACAGGGACCTGTATGCATGGAAGGAACGTCGACGTCGTCGATCGAGTGTGGATAATCTGAGTTTCTTTGGAAATATTTGTTATTGTAAGAGGCCACAAGCTGGTTGTCACAAATCATCAGGATTTCCCCATTCGGCCATTACTCAAGGACAACGTTATTATGCCAATAAGGGAATTCTAGCTTGATAAACATGATTAAACAAGGGCATGGTAACTGATTAGATAATGCCGTGAGCTGAGCAATTTTTCTGTAATATACCCGGGTATCGGTAGTATATGGTGCATGAAAAGTTTGAATTAAGATTGTAAGAAGATAACAGAAAAAATGGTCTACTTTTACTTCTGATGAAAATAATGAGTACATTTTTTCTGAGTAAAAACAACAAAAACAAAAGAAAATGATAATCGTATGTCAGCTTTGTGCCGCTCCTTTGTTACTACAGAAATAGCTGTAAATGTCACTAGAGATGGCCACTGTGCTAGAAGAGACTGCTAAAAGGATCATCACCAATGATACTAGTCTGTCCTTCTTTGTTGCAATTCCATGAGTGTCCCTGCATTGCATATAATGCATATCATTTATACTTGGAAATGTTCATTATTTGACACATCATAAGAAATGGAGAAGGCATGGCTTTCAAATCAAAGAAAGGAGGTCTTCTCATTCAGAAAAAAATCAATTAGTACTAACTGAGCTCTTATTTTTGCAATCTGATTTTATCAAATACCAAACATTACCATAAATCACAAGTTCGATCATTGTAGTCGTTGTTGCTTGCTTACCTGAGGGCAACGGCAGCTGGAAATATGTAACCAACGGAGATCGCAGCAGTAGCACCTGTGAACTGGAAGGCATCCCAGATACTTGGAATAAAATTGGCTCCCAAAAAGATAAAACCCATCAATGCTGCTGTTATCAAGTAGAATCTTCGATTGTCAAAGGCAATAGGAATGGCATAGGGAAAGAGAAGCCCGTCCAAATTGAGGCGAAGAGAGAAAAATACAATTGGGAAAACAAGCATCAGGTGGAGGCCATAGCTCACCCTAACAATATCATCAAGAAATGAGCTATATGGAATTCCGAGATCACCATCAAAATTTGCCAGTACATCATCCAACGTTTGATCCCCAAAGAGAAGAAAACCAAAGAAGCTGGTCGCAACATACACGGAAGAGCAAAATGTAAGTGACGTTCGTACTATTGACTTCATCTGATTAGGGTCTACTAGCTCATTCTCAATTGGATGAACTGCATTTAAGTTAAGAAAATCATCAGCTAGCTAAAAGAAGACAAATTGTTGTATTGGGCAGTCTTATGATTACACGCTATACGCCAGCATTGCAGAAATTAGAATCACTGACTATTCAGTGAGTCTTGCCAAGTTTTGAAATGAGTCTGATATCACAATGTCATATTAGAAATCAAGAATTCAACAATGAAAACTTAACTAACACCAGTAAGTTTGCATGACTTCAAGCAACCAATCTTGTGCAAGTGAAGGGAGCATTTTAAGTACTAGCATTATATCCTCAGTGACGTTGTAAAAACAACAGAAACCTAGCAGGCTAATGTACTTGAGGCAGTGAGAATATTATGTAAATTCAACCAGAATTTAGCTTTTGAAGTACTTACTGTTATGGTGGCAGATATAGGCAGTAACAAGAATGGGAATGGTAGTGAAAAGCTTCCAAAACGATGCTTGGTCCTCAAGTTTCGGCATCAACCGTGGAAATCCAACCCCTCCTTCTATTAACTTCACTGTCGCCACTCCGGCAATGATCGCCACAAACACAACCGCCAAACCAACTGACAATGCCGATGTGTATCTCAATGAATCTACCACCATCACCAACATAACAAAACTCACAGAAATCAGTCACTACACTTCAGCATTAGTTACCGTGCAAAATCACAGGTTGGAGTGAAAAGTAAAAAGTAAAAAAGTAGAGCGCGGTTGAATGTACCCACGCGCTTGAAAGAGATAAGAGGAGCAAGCACAAAGAGCGTGGTAGCAAGTAGCAGAGAGAATCGCGCGGTCCACCAACGCTGACCAAACCACTCCTCCATCACACCCGAGTGGTGGACCCCATCCGTCCACGTACCGGAAAGCACATCACCTGCAACACACCAATACGACGTCATCAAATCTCTGACCACCATTGACCGACTGACGGACACCGAAACACACATCCCGGACATAATTACTGGTCAAGTTTCGTTACCCATGATGATCATGTAGACAACGAGCATGCCGAGGTTGTTAACGACGACGCAGACCTGGAGGAGGTTCCGGCTGGGCCCACCGAACGAGTCCCCGACCAGACCGGAGTACGAGGATGTCTTCGAGGCGCGTGTGAACCGGAGTATCATGTCGATGGACGATTCCGTCAGCACGGCGCCCAATACGATCATAATGAGGCCTGGAATCAACCCCAATTGCTTGACGGCGGCCGGCAGGGCCATGATTCCGGCGCCGACGATTGTGGTGGAGAGGTTGAAGACGGCGCCGGAGAACGACGCGCCGTCGAAGCCGGCCTCACTGTCGCCGCTGCGCTTTTTTGGCAGCAGCGGGGATTTCGGGGTCCGCCTGAATTTCATGTCGGCCGTCGGAATCGTCATCGGTTTTCCTGTTGGATATTTGGGATGTGGTGGAGGGAGCTGGGAGTTTGGCTGACGGTCTTTTATTTGTTTGAGTTTGAGATGTGGAACAGATGCGCTGGCAAATAGCGTGTTGACACGTACGTAGATTTCTTTGGGGCGTTGTTGTCATTTCCCCCGATTTGGATCGCCGGTCGTTGCCGTTTTGTGAAGAACAAAGAAAAAGGTTGGAAAAGTCGTTACGTTTTGGCAAAGCGTAATGAGATGCCAACCCTTGGGACCCCAACTTGCAATTTTATTTTACGAACCGAATATATGACTTTACTTCTTAACGCTTTTAATGGTAACCCAGGTCAGTCCTGAAGAATTGAAATAGCGATATCAGAATACAATAATAAAATTTTCGGTAGAAAATTCAAGAAAATATCGAGATCGATAAAACTTCAATGAAAACTATAGAAACTGGGGCCTATAGAGACTTGTAGAATAACATTAAGTCTTTATATCTTTAAAAATGTCTATTAGACCAACTATGTAATGTATTTCAAATAAAAATGTGAAAAAAATATTGTTAGATAATAGGTTAGTATAGTGTAAGGTGAATTAATACTTCTTCAAATTTAATTTGAAGAATATTTATTTCATTTTTCTTGAACAAGATGAATAAGAGTAAATGGTTAATTGATGTAAAGAAAATAAAATGCCATTGAGAAGAAATCCTGAGAAAAAATAATGAGATTTAGTAATAAATAAAAAAATATGAAAACAATCAACAACAGTAGTAGAGATGGTTATGCTGTTTTCCTTATATTTGGACAACCGCAGTTCGAATCTCAAAAGGTACATTATTCTCATTTTCACTAATTTTGTCTGTGAAAGACATGTGTTGATGGGCCCCTTTCTACTTGAGCCTAGTGCGGTTGCACACCTCCTTTGCTGTCGCACCACCTGGCACTGGGTTTTCCTAATATTGACACCCGATTTGGGTTTTAACTATTAAAAAAAAAAGAGCTGGATGATCACAACATATATTTACACAAGAGTGCGGTTATTTGGACCTCTAAATTTGCTCACTAGACCTCACTTTATTGTGAATTATTAAATGACATATATATCCTCATACACAATGATTATTAAGGACAATAATTATACAAAAAGAAATATTATAGTTATTCTCTCTAGACTTTCCAATTCAATAATAATTGATTACATTCTTTATTATTTTCCTTATATATTTTTGTTTTTTAATTTCTTTTTATTAAAGCATGCATATATATATACGATTTTTCTCAGCTACGGACGTCCCCACCAAAGTTTTGGGATTTCCATTTTTGCACTACTTTTCGATCGAATTTCCTCATTTCCACCGTCTAGTATCTAGATAATATTGTGTAGATCATCTCTGCAAAATTTCAGCCAATTTGGTGATCGTTAAGGCCCTCAAACTACGAAAAACAAATGGACGGACTGAATTCTGTCCGGTTCANNNNNNNNNNNNNNNNNNNNNNNNNNNNNNNNNNNNNNNNNNNNNNNNNNNNNNNNNNNNNNNNNNNNNNNNNNNNNNNNNNNNNNNNNNNNNNNNNNNNNNNNNNNNNNNNNNNNNNNNNNNNNNNNNNNNNNNNNNNNNNNNNNNNNNNNNNNNNNNNNNNNNNNNNNNNNNNNNNNNNNNNNNNNNNNNNNNNNNNNNNNNNNNNNNNNNNNNNNNNNNNNNNNNNNNNNNNNNNNNNNNNNNNNNNNNNNNNNNNNNNNNNNNNNNNNNNNNNNNNNNNNNNNNNNNNNNNNNNNNNNNNNNNNNNNNNNNNNNNNNNNNNNNNNNNNNNNNNNNNNNNNNNNNNNNNNNNNNNNNNNNNNNNNNNNNNNNNNNNNNNNNNNNNNNNNNNNNNNNNNNNNNNNNNNNNNNNNNNNNNNNNNNNNNNNNNNNNNNNNNNNNNNNNNNNNNNNNNNNNNNNNNNNNNNNNNNNNNNNNNNNNNNNNNNNNNNNNNNNNNNNNNNNNNNNNNNNNNNNNNNNNNNNNNNNNNNNNNNNNNNNNNNNNNAGATATATATAATAGTTCATGATAAAACATTTTCTTGCATGAAAAAATAATAAAAAATAAAGGTAGGGATAATATGGATGTTTAAAAACAAAAAGAAAAAAAAAAGAAAAAAGAAAAAAAGAAAGGTTTATTGAGTGAATAAGAGTTAAAGTAAGTAATTAATTAAAATATATGTCAATAAATAACTAAGGTTATGTTAAGAATTTAAAATGAGGTATGTTGAAAAGTAAAAAGGAAGTGTAGAGAGAATAAGAGATATATTGAGTAAATTTAAAAGTCCCAATAGCCGCACTCTTTACACAAAGGTGATGGCTAGCTATATATCTCTCCGCTTCGCTCTTGAATCCTCAGGTGATTTTACACGTACAGTGCTCAAAGTAATAAACATGGAGCAGGAAAACATTCAGTATTCTTTAAGCTATGAGTAATATACCTACTGATTATCCAAGTATTCTGGCAAAATTAGCTCTGGTTTCAACCATTAGTTAACAAGTGTGAAAGACTGATTCCTGATACAGTACTAACAAACCCTTAATGGAATCTGTCTACAAAGCTGGAACTTTAAAAATGGCTTCAGTATTCCTAAGCTTATTATATTAAGTATCAGTATAACTCCTGTGTGCTTCTATCTTTATTGCTTATCAAGATTAAGAGGGATTAAGAGGAAGAGGTACCTGTAAGGCTGCTGATACGCTTCTGTACTCGTGAACTTTCCAAACCAGTTCCAGATATTAATGTGATATCCGCCTTGAAGGGAATCTTAGCCGAGATCTGCATAAGAATGAGAAAGCAGATAGAGGGTAATTAAGAATGTAAACCCAGGGGATAAATACAAAGCAGATCAGCGATTGGTCAGACAAGTATGATATTTTCCCAAATACCATGTACAGGTGCACCCTTATTGCCATGACTACTTACCTGGAAAACCAGAATACTTGGATAACCTAAGTAATATACCTAGCTATGAGTATAGCTGCATGTATAAGGTCTCATAATCCTTTAAGCTAGTTTTTTTTTTTCTTCTTAAGAATCAGTTTTTGTTGAATGACTTGAATCAGAGAGTTTCGTCAAAAACCTATTGGCAGGTGGATGCAAAATCTATAGTAAGTTAAGAAACACGAGGACTAGGAGAGGTATAGTCCGTATAGATAATAAACTCTCTAATCAAACATGAACAGAAGTTTAAGATTATAGGGTTGTAATAGGTTTTGAAATACTTGCATACAATGAAACCCACACTAACCAGGAAATCGCAGCAATATATATAAACCCCTCCTTTGCTCAAAACCCTAGAAACCAGAAATCAATCAGGGAACGGAAGATGGTGGAGATTTCACAACTGAATGACGATCTATTAGGTCAGATCCTGAAACGGGTCAACGACCCGGATGATCGGAAACGGTTCTCCCAAGTCTGCAAACAATGGTCGACAGTCGAAGGTCTAACCATAACGTCACTCACTTTATTCCGACTCAGTAGTATCCGTCAGGTACTGCCTCGATTCCCTAATCTAGTTACATTCCGCACATCCCAGCCTATCTCCGAGGAAGCGGATCTCGAGTTCATAGCCCAAACATGTCCCAAACTGGAGGCCATCAATCTCAGCACCACAGATTTCGAATCAAGTTTGTTACCGAAAAACGGTCTTTACGGTCTGTCAAGTGGTGGCGGCCTTTTGAAATTGTCCAAGGTTTTGATCAGAGGGAGAGAGAATGTAGGCATTCATAGATGGCTACCTAAGTTGGCACATGAGAACTTGACTTATTTGGATTTGGGAAGGTGCAGCTTGGTCGATGACAAAGCGTTGAAAGCAATTGGGCTACTGTGCCCTTGTTTGAGCTATTTGAATTTAGAAGTTTCCGATGTTTCGGACAAGGGTTTGAGATTGTTGGCACATGCAAGGTGCTCAAAAACCCTTAAGACATTGGTGCTTGCTCAATGCTATTATATAACCGACTCCGGGGTCTCATATTTGCAGAGTATGCAATGCTTGGAAGAGCTGGATTTGGAAAACTGCGGGGAGCACGACACCGAAGTCTCTGATATTGGAGTTAGAGCTGCAATCTCTGGAAATCGATCTCTCAAGAAGTTGAACTTGAGTTGGTTGATAAATGTGTCGGACCAAATCATGGTGTTTGTTTCTGAAAATTGCCCCAACTTAGAGTTTCTTGATGTAAGTCATTCTAGTGTAACTGTTGCCGGAATTCGTGCGCTTTCCGGTCACAGGTGCCTAGAGTCTCTTGTTTGGCGCACTGATCGTGAATATTTTTGGTGGCCCGATATAGATGCAAGTCACTCAAGTCTAGATCTATCATCCTGAGTAAGCCGCGTATGTGCTCCATTTTTCGGAAAGCTTAGGAGAATTGTGACGTTTCAGTTATGATTAGTGAAGAAGAGGCTGCTTCAACTTCACCGGGGTTGTTCTTTATTCTTTTTCATTGTTTTGATCTCGGTCTGAAGCCTTAGTATCAAGTTTATCCATGTTTGGGAGCTGTATTTGAGTTTGCTATGAATATTCACTTCATGACATCTTTTGCTTCATATTGACAAATGCAGAAACAGGGGCATCTCATTTCTGTTGAAGAATTTGAGGCCTGGATGATGATTCTAGATACTAATTTTATGAATTCGACTTCTAAAAACTGAACCACTACGGTTCACCTAATATTTAGGGGTTATAGTTTCGGAATACATCACAAGAGAATGGGAGGTTAAAACGTCTTTGCAATGAATGTATGAAACACTGACTTCAACAACCAGCTAGGAGTATTGGCCTTTTGATTTAGCAATGAATTAAGCTAACAGTTATAAGCATAAAGCATTCCTAGTTAGATGTGATCAGTACTTTGTCTTTCACTTTAGACCTTCATCCGTTAAAACGACAAAGATAAAAAAAACAACAAAATCGAAGAATCAAATAGAAGGCATTTGCAGGTAATTGAGATCCGCAGGAAAGCGTTTTGATATGTTTCGAGTTCATTTGTGTCAATATATTATTCACTCACTCACCTACAATATGCAGAAACCAAAATAAAAGTGTATTAATGTTATTGAAATCATGTTAGTTTACGATTGTTTTTCTCACTAACCCATAGTGCATTCTCCGACAACACAAATGTTTGAAGTGTTATGCAGAAGCGGCCGACAGGCCCCGAGGGTCACACACACCCACAAGGCCAGAAATGTCGATATTGTCTCCAGTTTAGCCACCCGGATGTGAAACGGGTATGGGGTTTTAACACAAAAAGCTTCGACATTAATGTGTGTGGTACCATTCTTTATAACTCAAGGATAACTCTTCACGTTTCTGACGTGAGATTCCAAAGAGCTCTAATCTAAGCCACACTTTTCTAACTGAAACATGAAGTAATTGTATCCATCATGTTTACTAAAATATCTTTAACATGGTGAACATATACCAGACAATAATCCGCTATTTAAAGGAAGCTACTCTGAAGATGATGGGAGTTTAGTGGTCATGAGTTCATGATGACTGATCTATGCTTTCGTCCATAATTAACTGAACTTGAGTGAACTGAGTGAGGTCTCTGACGAAAGCATTGTCGGTCTTGCTAAGAATTGCGTGAGCTTGGAGGTGCTTGATGTGAGTGGTTGCATGGTAACAAGTTCTGGCATTAGGGCATTTTTTGATCTTGGAGTCTCTTGTACGTTTTGGGGTCGCATTTTCATCTGAATTGGCCTGATGTGAAATCAGTGGTGTAGCCAAAATTGTAATTACGAATGGTCAAAATTTATATATTAAGAAAGTAAAATTTGTGGTCATTCGTTAAAAAAGGGCACAATTTTTTTCCCTAAAAACACAATAACACAAGCTTTCTATAATTTTCTTGTCCTATACAAATTAGTAGAAAAAATTTGTTGTCAGGAACCTGTATGTAAAAGTATTGTATGTTTTATACTAATATTAATGTTGAAAGACGTACCATTAAATCATTTTGAATAAATTTTGAGAATAACTGTGATCCTAGCTTGAAGCACATATCAGTAAGGTAAAAATTTGTATTAATTGAATCAATGAATCATATATTAACAACATAGATTTCTATATCATTCCATTAATATTCATGAATATTTAAGCCTATTTAAGATTTTTCTCAAAATAAAAAAAATATATCTTTTTTCTCAAAATTAAGAAGGGTCATTTATGTTTCATTCTATTAATAATGAATAATAATAAAGGGTAATTAAAACATGTATTAAATTTGAGAGGGATCAATTGACTTCTCTCGTCCTAGGCTAGCTAGCTACGGCGCCCCTGTGTGAAACACTTGAAAGTATTGTGCTGGAGAAAGATAATGTCATCTTGAATGGAATGCCAGAAAATCTTAGCGGAATTGTGAGTATTGGTTTTTTTTTTTTTTTTTTTTGATATATTTTTTTTATCAAAATACCAAACTGCATTTAATTAGGTAGATATATAGTACACTCAACCAGAAGCACTAGAACAAGTTTTATGTCTTAGCCATACTAGGCAACATTGTGAGTATGGTTTAATTTAGCGGTGAATGGTGTTAATTTGGGACTTCACCAGGAAATTGGCTGGCTTCTTGCTCTGCTGTTTCATTGCTCCAAGTCTTTTAACTTCGGCTGCTTAATTACATGTTCTGCTCTCATTTTGAAGTCTACTAATATTCCATATACTAGTAGTTGAAGTTTACTTCATATCTTTCACTTCATTTTTTTTTTTTCGATAAATCTTTCACTTCATATCTCTCCGCTTCGCTCTTGAATTCAGTATTCCTTGTATACCTAGCTATGAGCATAACTGTATAAGGTCTCATAATCCTTTGAGCTAGATTTTTTATTTTTTATCTT
The window above is part of the Fragaria vesca subsp. vesca linkage group LG2, FraVesHawaii_1.0, whole genome shotgun sequence genome. Proteins encoded here:
- the LOC101301845 gene encoding sodium-coupled neutral amino acid transporter 3-like; the encoded protein is MTIPTADMKFRRTPKSPLLPKKRSGDSEAGFDGASFSGAVFNLSTTIVGAGIMALPAAVKQLGLIPGLIMIVLGAVLTESSIDMILRFTRASKTSSYSGLVGDSFGGPSRNLLQVCVVVNNLGMLVVYMIIMGDVLSGTWTDGVHHSGVMEEWFGQRWWTARFSLLLATTLFVLAPLISFKRVDSLRYTSALSVGLAVVFVAIIAGVATVKLIEGGVGFPRLMPKLEDQASFWKLFTTIPILVTAYICHHNIHPIENELVDPNQMKSIVRTSLTFCSSVYVATSFFGFLLFGDQTLDDVLANFDGDLGIPYSSFLDDIVRVSYGLHLMLVFPIVFFSLRLNLDGLLFPYAIPIAFDNRRFYLITAALMGFIFLGANFIPSIWDAFQFTGATAAISVGYIFPAAVALRDTHGIATKKDRLVSLVMILLAVSSSTVAISSDIYSYFCSNKGAAQS
- the LOC101302137 gene encoding F-box/LRR-repeat protein 13-like, whose product is MVEISQLNDDLLGQILKRVNDPDDRKRFSQVCKQWSTVEGLTITSLTLFRLSSIRQVLPRFPNLVTFRTSQPISEEADLEFIAQTCPKLEAINLSTTDFESSLLPKNGLYGLSSGGGLLKLSKVLIRGRENVGIHRWLPKLAHENLTYLDLGRCSLVDDKALKAIGLLCPCLSYLNLEVSDVSDKGLRLLAHARCSKTLKTLVLAQCYYITDSGVSYLQSMQCLEELDLENCGEHDTEVSDIGVRAAISGNRSLKKLNLSWLINVSDQIMVFVSENCPNLEFLDVSHSSVTVAGIRALSGHRCLESLVWRTDREYFWWPDIDASHSSLDLSS